A single window of ANME-2 cluster archaeon DNA harbors:
- a CDS encoding excinuclease ABC subunit C translates to MFDVKGLPTEPGCYLFKDKNDKIIYVGKAKNLKKRVKSYVQKNDLDVKTQCLIERVESLEYIATDNEVEAFILENILVKEHQPKYNIDLKDAKSYAFIQLIDEEFPRVLLARNKTGKGKFYGPFVSAQERDYILHFLRKTFALRTCKKMLKKPCLRHHIDLCDAPCIGLINKEDYNKKIEKVKLVLSGNANKLIKQMQKEMKIHSGKSQFEQALKIRDEIAAIEKLSEHQNMQRQKQYDEDIINYKIRDGKVYLMLFNIYKGLLSNKNEFIFDYNDDFLEEFIIQYYSENPVPKEIITPGKMSGSIDLFLQTKNGKKVKITNPQRGAKKQLLDLVEKNIEITFFADTDKVDALKLKLKLHEAPVVIECFDISHLSGTSTVGSMVQFRNGKPDKSNYRRFRIRTVEGIDDFASIAEVVGRRYTRLKNEDGELPDLIIIDGGRGQLNFALQELEKLNLKIPIISIAKRFEEVYVPGMIHPLKLAQTEKALHLIQEIRDEAHRFAIKYNRLLRKKELIS, encoded by the coding sequence ATGTTTGATGTAAAGGGCCTTCCGACTGAACCAGGGTGCTATCTTTTTAAAGATAAAAATGATAAAATAATCTATGTTGGCAAGGCAAAAAACCTAAAAAAACGAGTTAAAAGCTATGTTCAAAAAAATGACCTGGATGTAAAAACCCAATGTCTTATAGAACGTGTTGAATCACTTGAGTACATTGCAACAGATAATGAAGTTGAAGCGTTTATTTTAGAAAATATTCTCGTTAAAGAACATCAACCCAAATATAATATCGACCTGAAAGATGCGAAAAGCTATGCATTCATTCAACTAATTGACGAGGAATTTCCAAGAGTCCTTCTTGCGAGAAATAAAACCGGAAAAGGAAAGTTCTATGGGCCTTTTGTTTCTGCCCAGGAAAGAGATTATATTCTTCATTTTTTAAGAAAAACATTTGCTCTTAGAACGTGCAAGAAAATGCTCAAGAAACCGTGTTTGAGGCATCATATAGATCTTTGTGACGCTCCATGCATTGGTCTCATTAACAAAGAAGATTATAATAAAAAAATAGAGAAGGTAAAATTAGTACTATCTGGAAATGCAAATAAACTAATAAAACAAATGCAAAAAGAAATGAAAATTCATTCAGGAAAATCACAGTTTGAGCAAGCACTTAAGATTAGAGACGAAATAGCAGCAATAGAAAAACTTAGCGAACATCAAAACATGCAAAGGCAAAAACAGTATGATGAAGACATCATCAACTACAAAATAAGGGATGGAAAGGTATATCTGATGCTTTTTAACATCTACAAAGGATTGCTTTCAAATAAAAACGAATTCATTTTTGATTACAATGATGATTTCTTAGAAGAATTTATCATTCAGTATTACTCAGAAAATCCGGTTCCAAAGGAAATTATTACTCCTGGGAAGATGAGTGGATCAATTGATCTGTTTCTGCAAACAAAAAATGGTAAAAAGGTAAAAATTACAAACCCTCAGAGGGGTGCAAAAAAACAACTTCTTGATCTAGTTGAAAAAAATATCGAAATCACGTTCTTTGCTGACACGGATAAAGTTGATGCACTTAAACTGAAACTAAAACTCCATGAGGCACCCGTAGTTATTGAATGCTTTGATATCTCTCATTTATCCGGAACATCAACGGTTGGTTCTATGGTCCAATTTAGAAACGGAAAACCAGATAAAAGTAATTACAGGAGATTCAGGATACGAACCGTTGAAGGAATTGATGATTTTGCATCTATTGCTGAAGTTGTGGGAAGAAGATACACTCGACTGAAAAATGAGGATGGAGAGTTACCAGATCTTATTATTATCGATGGTGGAAGAGGGCAACTAAACTTTGCCCTGCAAGAACTTGAAAAACTTAACTTAAAAATTCCAATAATCTCTATTGCCAAACGGTTTGAGGAGGTTTATGTTCCTGGAATGATTCATCCGCTGAAACTTGCACAAACAGAAAAAGCTCTACATTTAATTCAGGAAATACGAGACGAAGCACACCGCTTTGCAATTAAATATAATAGATTACTTCGTAAAAAAGAGCTGATATCGTGA
- the uvrB gene encoding excinuclease ABC subunit UvrB yields MVNKFKLITDLKPGGSQPEAIDKLVEGLKSGEQCQTLLGVTGSGKTFSMACVIEKVQKPTLVFTHNKTLAAQLYSEFKDFFPENRVEYFVSYYDYYQPESYIPRKDQYIAKDADVNPKIEQMRLAATASLLSREDVIVVASVSCIYSVGDPDDYSKLGYEIRRDQQVARNDILGRLVDMQYERNDFDLKSGRFRVKGDTIDLIPGYYDNIIRIEMFGDEIEKIKEIDKVTGETTEVIDYFFIYPAKHFVIAKEKKERAIRAIKQELEERLPQLDLLEAHRLKQRTLYDIEMIEETGFCKGIENYSRHFDRRKSGEKPFCLLDYFPEDFLMFIDESHRTIPQIHGMHRGDYSRKKTLIDYGFRLPSAYDNRPLTFNEFEEYMRNTIFVSATPGDYELEISGRIAEQIIRPTGLVDPKVEMRKIKGQVPDLINEINKTVKRGDRVIVTTLTKRLAEELSEYLAEKEIKTRYLHSEIDTLERTEIIRQFRLGKFDVLVGINLLREGLDIPEVGFIGILDADKEGFLRDARSLIQIIGRAARNLNSEVVLYADNLTDSIKKALEETNRRRNIQLEFNEKHNITPTTIVKPIKEKVVDVKDTKHIPKTDIPNMIIELELGMRKAADDLDFEKAIFIRDKIKALKQTISR; encoded by the coding sequence ATCGTGAACAAATTTAAACTCATAACCGATCTAAAGCCAGGAGGGTCACAACCCGAAGCAATAGACAAACTTGTGGAAGGACTCAAAAGTGGTGAGCAATGTCAAACACTGCTTGGGGTTACTGGGAGTGGTAAAACATTTTCCATGGCCTGTGTTATAGAAAAGGTGCAAAAGCCAACACTCGTGTTCACCCACAATAAAACACTTGCTGCGCAGCTTTATAGTGAGTTTAAAGATTTTTTTCCGGAAAACCGTGTTGAGTATTTTGTTTCTTATTATGATTATTATCAGCCTGAATCATATATTCCCCGGAAAGATCAGTATATTGCAAAGGATGCAGACGTAAATCCAAAGATTGAACAGATGAGACTTGCGGCAACTGCGTCGTTGCTTTCCAGAGAGGACGTGATCGTTGTTGCTTCAGTTTCATGTATTTACAGCGTTGGAGACCCGGATGATTATTCCAAGCTTGGTTATGAAATAAGAAGGGATCAGCAAGTAGCAAGAAATGACATTCTTGGAAGACTAGTTGACATGCAGTACGAGAGAAATGATTTTGATTTAAAATCAGGAAGGTTCAGGGTAAAGGGAGATACGATTGACCTCATACCGGGATATTATGACAATATCATTCGCATTGAGATGTTTGGTGACGAAATTGAAAAGATAAAGGAAATCGATAAGGTAACAGGTGAAACAACAGAGGTTATAGATTATTTTTTTATATATCCTGCAAAACATTTCGTCATTGCAAAGGAAAAGAAAGAACGGGCAATAAGGGCAATTAAACAAGAGCTTGAAGAACGGCTGCCACAGCTTGACCTGCTGGAAGCTCACCGGTTAAAACAAAGAACTCTTTATGACATTGAAATGATTGAAGAAACTGGTTTTTGCAAGGGAATTGAAAATTATTCACGGCATTTTGATCGGAGAAAAAGTGGTGAAAAACCCTTTTGTTTGCTTGATTATTTCCCTGAGGATTTTCTGATGTTCATTGATGAAAGTCATCGTACTATCCCCCAGATCCATGGGATGCATCGTGGTGATTATTCAAGAAAAAAAACACTTATTGATTATGGGTTCAGACTACCCAGTGCATATGACAATAGACCTCTTACATTTAATGAATTTGAAGAATATATGCGAAATACAATCTTTGTTTCTGCAACGCCTGGTGATTATGAACTTGAAATATCCGGCCGGATCGCAGAACAAATAATCAGGCCAACCGGACTTGTTGATCCAAAAGTTGAAATGAGGAAAATCAAAGGTCAAGTGCCTGATCTAATAAATGAGATCAATAAAACGGTAAAACGAGGAGATCGGGTAATTGTTACTACGCTTACGAAAAGACTTGCTGAAGAACTTAGTGAATATCTGGCAGAAAAAGAAATTAAAACAAGATATCTCCACTCTGAAATTGATACTCTGGAGAGAACAGAGATTATTCGACAATTTAGACTTGGAAAATTTGATGTACTAGTTGGTATCAATTTGTTAAGAGAGGGACTTGATATTCCAGAGGTAGGTTTTATTGGTATTCTTGATGCAGATAAAGAAGGATTTTTACGTGATGCACGAAGCCTCATTCAAATCATTGGAAGGGCGGCAAGGAATCTGAATTCAGAAGTCGTTTTATATGCAGATAATCTCACAGATTCGATTAAAAAGGCACTTGAAGAAACAAACCGAAGAAGAAACATTCAGCTTGAGTTTAATGAGAAGCACAATATAACTCCCACTACAATTGTAAAGCCCATAAAAGAAAAAGTAGTTGACGTTAAAGATACAAAACACATTCCTAAAACAGACATTCCAAATATGATAATCGAGCTAGAACTTGGGATGAGGAAAGCAGCTGATGATCTTGATTTTGAAAAAGCTATATTTATTAGAGATAAAATAAAAGCACTTAAACAAACAATATCCAGGTAG
- a CDS encoding PGF-pre-PGF domain-containing protein, whose translation MFVGFSAIVSASDELTGQAVISDDFNSSTLNGSIWTFIDPLEDATLIMTGTQASITVPAGTSHDVWASGNNAPRIMQYVSDTDFEIEVKFESQPTSEYQMQGVIVQQDDSNYIRFDFLRDATNTKAFAASFISGTPTGRSNVIISPGNPLYLKVNRQGDQWTQSYSYDGTSWIEAATFNHAITVTSLGPFVGNHGVPENSSPAFTGLIDYFNTSFPIVPEDEDTSPPQIDLWYGNYQRFGDIGVPQRYANILGNVHDSSGIASLNYSLNGGSDQPLSIGPDGLRLQSNGDFNVEINVTDLTCDSNNSVVIRATNYAGNTTNEEVIVHYSCNNIWPETYSINWNSVTNIQDPVQVVDGMWIKETNSIRPSIIGYDRAVAMGDNTWDDYEVTVPITINTPMDSSVIHGPNVGIIMRWQGYYNEGGEQPSSEWWPLGALGVYIWVPQLNDYRLQIIGNNMQLIANDESAKHLEVGVPYMFKMRAETIDTNTLYSLKVWEQVEDEPSEWTISGYGVPGELKHGSIMLASYYVDASFGNVTIRPDPFDDPLAIFNVETIVDASSATIRWDTNELATSNVSYGLSTGYENGSINDTTLVTSHEITLPDLTLGTNYHYQITSEDEVGNSVSTSDLNFTTLDDSPIISDDFNASTLNTTLWTEFDPKNDAIFEMVGTGTSDAWLNITVPAGISHDVWASGNYAPRIMQAAKNTDFDIEVKFESQLTSQYQMQGVIVQQDDSNYLRFDFYRDATNTKVFAGSFTGGTPTQESDVIISPADNPLYLRVKRQGDQWTQSYSFDGTSWIEVTNFNHALTVTSVGPFVGNQGYPDSSYSPAFTGLIDYFFNSTSPIIPEDGGDNEPPTVTDNEPTGTNVPVTTQINVTFSEAMNQTSAESAFNTSPETTGSFAWNDNNMTYTPDSDLTSDTTYGVTIGTGAEDLSGNPLATAYIWDFTTAAESDITAPTVTDNTPTGTAVPVTTVITVTFNESMNTTSVEDAFSIDPSVAGTLSWSGDTMTFTSTADLAYYTMHEVTIGTGAEDLSGNPLATAYIWDFTTAAESDITAPTVTDNTPTGTAVPVTTVITVTFNESMNTTSVEDAFSINPSVAGTLSWSGDTMTYTPDSYLASNTKYTVTIGTDAKDLAENNMETEHTWNFTSEVSDNTPPIATITEPDDGACIKGIINIIGTANDTNFKSYSVEWKNTTVDWTEIRNSTESVSGGILATWNTTDLEDGDYMIRLTVIDNASNSNTTTVNLTIDSIQPEVNITEPGNESDLKFFENIVRGEVNDDNLYSAQLTVINEAGENVSSYDLNIRGGEFSKRVEFAPYQNNTLELVAVDKTGNSNSTNVTVFVWNNTLFNETDVNQSKPVIIDAKNETDTLIEFVSNVTKSNLTFTVTAITNETEINELNNSVFIVSDEMAVGRIVEINVTGLDVTNKSEVQSVTINLYYTIGDLDLDGDGTIETGELDENNLYIYWYNGTNWTKLTKEDNSDMVINNGQVKITGDVPGYVWAKVNHLSMFALAALPVPEPTEYKDNDGGGGSSGGGGGTSGENYYNILLSETDRQSIFKNSDVSFIFDLEDNIVRHINFTALKSAGTVAAKVEILNNTSTLVSTPPPNKVYKNLNVWVGNAGWATNRNIADTTVVFTVDKSWITENNIDGPSIALYRYSDDTWHKLVTRKIAEDANSLQFEAETPGFSPFAVTGKEEEGEPDGTGIIAEPTVTVDKTPVPTPTDKKGIPGFGLFAGLSVLLLAVQLLRKKK comes from the coding sequence ATGTTTGTTGGCTTTAGCGCTATAGTTAGTGCTTCAGACGAACTAACAGGTCAGGCTGTTATATCTGATGATTTTAATTCATCTACACTTAACGGATCTATCTGGACCTTCATTGATCCTCTTGAAGATGCAACACTTATCATGACAGGTACTCAGGCATCAATTACTGTCCCTGCAGGTACATCTCATGATGTATGGGCAAGTGGTAACAATGCACCCCGCATCATGCAATATGTCAGCGATACGGACTTTGAGATTGAAGTCAAGTTTGAGTCTCAACCGACCTCAGAATACCAAATGCAGGGAGTTATTGTTCAACAGGATGATTCCAACTACATACGTTTTGATTTTTTAAGGGATGCGACAAATACAAAGGCATTTGCTGCAAGTTTTATTAGTGGAACTCCCACTGGGAGGAGTAATGTTATCATTTCCCCAGGCAATCCCTTATATCTTAAAGTAAATCGACAGGGAGATCAGTGGACGCAATCTTATTCCTACGATGGCACAAGCTGGATTGAAGCTGCTACCTTCAACCATGCAATAACAGTAACTTCGTTAGGGCCTTTTGTGGGGAACCATGGCGTCCCAGAGAACAGTTCACCCGCCTTCACGGGTTTAATTGATTACTTTAATACTTCCTTTCCTATAGTCCCTGAAGATGAAGACACATCTCCTCCCCAGATTGACCTCTGGTACGGAAATTACCAAAGGTTCGGAGACATTGGTGTCCCCCAGCGGTATGCAAATATCCTGGGCAATGTACATGACTCTTCAGGTATTGCCTCTTTGAACTATTCCTTGAATGGAGGTAGCGATCAGCCCCTCTCCATAGGACCTGATGGTCTCCGACTTCAGTCCAATGGCGATTTCAACGTCGAGATCAACGTCACTGACCTGACATGTGACAGTAATAATTCGGTTGTGATCAGAGCGACAAATTACGCCGGAAACACCACTAATGAAGAAGTGATTGTTCATTACTCCTGCAACAATATCTGGCCGGAAACCTACTCCATCAACTGGAACAGTGTGACTAACATACAGGATCCTGTCCAGGTCGTTGATGGCATGTGGATCAAAGAGACAAACAGTATCCGTCCCTCCATAATTGGGTATGATCGTGCAGTTGCAATGGGGGATAATACATGGGACGATTATGAAGTGACTGTGCCGATCACCATCAATACCCCCATGGATTCTTCTGTGATACATGGTCCAAATGTTGGTATTATTATGAGGTGGCAGGGGTACTATAACGAGGGTGGCGAACAGCCAAGTAGCGAATGGTGGCCGCTCGGGGCGCTCGGAGTATACATATGGGTTCCCCAACTGAACGACTACAGGCTGCAAATTATAGGGAATAACATGCAGCTAATTGCAAATGATGAGAGTGCAAAGCACCTGGAAGTGGGTGTTCCCTATATGTTCAAGATGAGGGCAGAAACGATTGATACTAACACGCTCTATTCCCTCAAAGTGTGGGAACAGGTTGAAGATGAGCCCTCAGAATGGACAATCAGCGGTTATGGTGTTCCGGGAGAATTAAAACATGGGTCTATCATGCTTGCTTCCTATTATGTTGATGCAAGCTTTGGAAATGTCACAATTAGACCTGATCCGTTTGACGATCCTTTAGCAATTTTCAATGTTGAGACTATAGTAGATGCATCTTCTGCCACTATCAGATGGGACACTAATGAGCTAGCGACGAGCAACGTTTCATACGGTCTGAGTACAGGATATGAGAATGGAAGTATAAATGACACAACACTGGTAACTTCTCATGAAATTACTCTGCCGGATCTGACACTTGGGACCAATTATCATTATCAGATTACCTCTGAAGACGAAGTAGGTAATTCCGTAAGTACATCGGACCTGAACTTTACTACTTTAGATGACTCACCTATAATCTCAGATGATTTCAATGCTTCAACTTTGAATACAACATTATGGACAGAATTTGATCCAAAAAATGACGCGATATTTGAAATGGTAGGTACCGGTACCTCTGATGCATGGTTAAACATTACGGTTCCTGCAGGAATATCCCATGATGTATGGGCAAGTGGTAACTATGCACCCCGCATTATGCAGGCTGCAAAGAATACAGATTTTGACATTGAAGTCAAGTTTGAATCTCAACTGACCTCTCAATACCAAATGCAGGGAGTTATTGTTCAACAGGATGATTCCAACTACTTGCGTTTTGATTTTTACAGGGATGCGACAAATACAAAGGTATTTGCTGGAAGTTTTACAGGTGGAACTCCCACTCAAGAGAGTGATGTTATAATTTCCCCTGCCGATAATCCATTATATCTTAGAGTAAAACGACAGGGAGATCAGTGGACACAATCCTATTCATTCGATGGTACAAGCTGGATAGAAGTTACAAACTTCAACCATGCATTAACAGTAACTTCGGTAGGGCCTTTCGTGGGGAACCAGGGTTACCCAGATAGCAGCTATTCACCGGCCTTCACTGGTTTAATTGATTATTTCTTCAATTCTACTTCCCCTATTATTCCTGAGGATGGAGGGGATAACGAACCTCCAACAGTTACCGATAATGAACCCACAGGAACTAATGTTCCCGTAACCACGCAAATAAATGTGACTTTCAGCGAGGCAATGAATCAAACATCTGCCGAGTCAGCATTCAATACATCTCCTGAAACTACGGGGAGCTTTGCCTGGAATGATAACAACATGACCTATACTCCGGATTCTGATCTAACATCTGACACAACATACGGGGTTACCATCGGAACAGGAGCAGAAGATCTGTCTGGCAATCCTCTTGCAACAGCTTACATCTGGGACTTTACAACAGCAGCAGAATCAGATATCACAGCACCAACCGTAACTGATAATACTCCAACCGGAACAGCCGTGCCAGTAACGACCGTGATAACAGTTACGTTCAACGAGTCGATGAATACGACATCCGTAGAAGATGCGTTCTCCATTGATCCTTCGGTTGCAGGAACGTTAAGCTGGTCTGGCGATACGATGACCTTCACCTCAACCGCCGACCTTGCATACTATACAATGCATGAGGTTACCATCGGAACAGGAGCAGAAGATCTGTCTGGCAATCCTCTGGCAACAGCTTACATCTGGGACTTTACAACAGCAGCAGAATCAGACATCACAGCACCAACCGTAACCGATAACACTCCAACCGGAACAGCCGTTCCAGTAACGACCGTGATAACAGTTACGTTCAACGAGTCGATGAATACGACATCGGTAGAAGATGCGTTCTCCATTAATCCTTCGGTTGCAGGAACGTTAAGCTGGTCTGGCGATACGATGACCTATACTCCGGATTCTTACCTTGCATCTAACACAAAATATACAGTTACTATTGGTACAGATGCCAAGGACCTGGCAGAGAATAATATGGAAACCGAGCATACCTGGAATTTCACATCGGAAGTTTCCGATAACACACCACCTATAGCTACGATAACAGAACCAGATGATGGAGCATGCATTAAAGGAATCATAAATATCATTGGAACGGCAAATGATACGAATTTCAAGAGTTATTCAGTAGAATGGAAGAATACTACAGTTGATTGGACAGAGATACGAAACTCGACCGAATCTGTATCTGGTGGAATACTTGCTACATGGAATACAACCGATCTGGAAGACGGTGACTACATGATTAGACTAACTGTTATAGATAACGCATCCAACTCTAATACAACCACAGTTAATCTTACAATCGATAGCATTCAACCTGAAGTTAACATTACCGAGCCTGGAAATGAATCAGACTTAAAATTCTTTGAGAACATAGTTCGAGGAGAAGTCAATGATGATAACCTATATTCTGCCCAATTGACTGTAATAAATGAAGCAGGTGAAAATGTAAGCTCTTATGATCTAAACATCAGAGGTGGTGAGTTTAGTAAGCGTGTAGAATTTGCGCCTTATCAGAATAACACATTAGAACTTGTTGCAGTTGACAAGACAGGAAACTCGAACAGTACAAATGTAACAGTATTTGTCTGGAACAATACACTATTTAATGAGACGGATGTTAACCAAAGTAAACCAGTAATAATTGACGCTAAAAATGAAACAGATACCTTAATAGAATTCGTTTCAAATGTTACTAAATCCAATCTGACTTTTACAGTAACAGCCATAACAAATGAGACCGAGATAAATGAACTTAACAATTCAGTTTTTATTGTATCTGATGAGATGGCAGTAGGAAGAATCGTTGAAATAAACGTGACCGGTCTTGACGTTACTAATAAATCTGAAGTTCAAAGTGTTACGATAAACCTATATTATACAATAGGCGACCTGGACCTTGATGGCGACGGCACTATAGAAACTGGAGAATTGGATGAGAATAACTTGTACATTTACTGGTATAATGGTACTAACTGGACAAAGTTAACAAAAGAAGACAATTCTGATATGGTTATTAACAACGGTCAAGTGAAAATTACAGGAGATGTTCCTGGTTATGTATGGGCAAAGGTAAATCATCTCAGTATGTTTGCTTTAGCAGCACTTCCAGTACCTGAACCCACTGAATATAAAGATAATGACGGCGGCGGCGGTAGCAGTGGCGGAGGCGGCGGCACCTCTGGAGAAAACTATTATAACATTCTCCTATCAGAAACCGACAGGCAGAGCATATTCAAGAACTCAGACGTCTCATTTATTTTCGATCTGGAGGATAACATAGTCAGGCATATCAATTTCACAGCCCTGAAAAGCGCTGGTACGGTGGCCGCCAAAGTTGAAATATTGAATAATACCTCTACGCTTGTGAGCACACCGCCACCAAATAAAGTATATAAAAACCTGAACGTGTGGGTTGGAAACGCTGGATGGGCAACAAATAGGAATATAGCCGATACCACTGTTGTTTTCACTGTAGATAAATCATGGATCACTGAAAACAATATCGATGGGCCTTCAATAGCTCTTTATCGTTACAGCGATGATACATGGCATAAGCTGGTGACCAGAAAGATTGCCGAGGATGCCAATAGCTTGCAATTTGAAGCTGAAACACCAGGATTTTCACCATTTGCTGTAACAGGTAAAGAGGAAGAAGGAGAACCAGACGGAACAGGTATTATTGCAGAGCCTACAGTAACAGTAGATAAAACCCCTGTCCCGACACCAACTGATAAGAAAGGGATACCTGGATTTGGTCTATTTGCAGGCTTGTCGGTCTTGTTGCTAGCAGTGCAGTTATTGCGCAAAAAGAAATAA